One region of Triticum aestivum cultivar Chinese Spring chromosome 6B, IWGSC CS RefSeq v2.1, whole genome shotgun sequence genomic DNA includes:
- the LOC123137801 gene encoding non-specific lipid transfer protein GPI-anchored 13 has product MGSRVFLAAAVVAVAVAAAGADVAADRAECSDKLVALATCLTFVQGQGQAPTPDCCGGLKTVLQTSPKCLCVLVKDRDDPGLDLKLNVTRALGLPAACSAPANISDCPRLLNLPPNSKDAEVFEQFAKQQAAQSSPSGASSAPSTGAQKNAAARMRWLGVGRVGVAARAAPLLFFAVPFLLLVR; this is encoded by the exons ATGGGTTCGAGAGTCTTTCTTGCCGCGGCCGTGGTGGCCGTGGCCGTAGCGGCGGCGGGGGCGGACGTCGCGGCGGACCGGGCGGAGTGCTCAGACAAGCTGGTGGCGCTGGCGACGTGCCTGACGTTCGTGCAGGGGCAGGGGCAGGCGCCGACGCCGGATTGTTGCGGGGGGCTGAAGACGGTGCTGCAGACCAGCCCCAAGTGCCTGTGCGTGCTCGTCAAGGACCGCGACGATCCCGGCCTGGACTTGAAGCTCAACGTCACGAGGGCGCTCGGCCTCCCCGCCGCCTGCAGCGCGCCCGCGAACATCTCCGACTGCCCAA GGCTACTGAACCTGCCGCCCAATTCCAAGGACGCGGAGGTCTTCGAGCAGTTTGCCAAGCAGCAGGCAGCCCAGAGCAGCCCAA GTGGCGCGTCGAGTGCGCCGAGCACGGGCGCACAGAAGAACGCGGCGGCGAGGATGAGGTGGTTGGGAGTGGGCAGAGTTGGTGTGGCCGCACGCGCAGCGCCGCTGCTCTTCTTCGCCGTGCCTTTCTTGCTCCTTGTGCGCTAA
- the LOC123134356 gene encoding alpha-amylase/trypsin inhibitor-like translates to MASNHRRFLLSGAVLLSVLAAAAALESVEDECQPGVAFPHNALATCHTYVIKRVCHRGPSRPMLVKERCCRELAAVPDYCRCEALRVLMDGVRVEEGHVVEGRLGDSRDCPREAQRAFAATLVTAAECNLPTVSGVGSTFGATGRLMKIELPKY, encoded by the coding sequence ATGGCATCCAACCATCGTCGCTTCCTCCTCTCCGGCGCCGTCTTGCTCTCGGtcctcgccgccgcggccgccctGGAGAGCGTCGAGGACGAGTGCCAGCCAGGGGTGGCCTTCCCGCACAACGCGTTAGCCACCTGCCACACCTACGTGATCAAACGGGTCTGCCACCGCGGTCCCAGTCGGCCCATGCTGGTGAAGGAGCGGTGTTGCCGGGAGCTGGCGGCCGTCCCGGATTACTGCCGGTGCGAGGCGCTGCGCGTCCTCATGGATGGGGTGCGCGTGGAGGAGGGCCACGTGGTGGAGGGCCGCCTTGGTGACAGTCGTGACTGCCCGAGGGAGGCGCAGAGGGCGTTCGCCGCCACGCTGGTCACGGCGGCGGAATGCAACCTGCCGACCGTCTCGGGAGTCGGTAGTACATTTGGTGCTACCGGCAGATTGATGAAGATTGAATTGCCCAAGTACTGA